The Camelina sativa cultivar DH55 chromosome 18, Cs, whole genome shotgun sequence DNA window GGTCATTTTATGTGAACCTAAGTTCGAGTTTGATTAATTTATCGTTTTGTTATAGTGTATAAACAATATAGGTATTTGACTATAGAACGTGTGGtggtgaaaaaaaagaaaaaaaaaaaagagagagagaaaagttgtGGTTTTTAGGAATGATGTTAAGCAAATTAGTGTTAGAAgtttaaataaattgaaaaaaacattattaactGGAAAAAATATGGCAAATAGTTTTATGAATATCGACTAATCGTTTTTGGATCGTGGCATGTAatatttgattatgtttgtaaagTAACTTAATGCTGGGAAATATACATGTAGTCaaagaaattaatttgtttttgagaatCTTAGTTTGCGTATAGTCAAACCCTATGCTGACGCCTGACAGAGAGCTTATATTAATCAAGGTTTATAGCTGACTTTTCTactaaatatgaaattatattcATGTGTGGCAGCTATAATTACCATCTCTCTATGGTCTGAAGTCTGAACTTAATCTGAATTTCAACGGAAATTAACTCAAAATTCCtcatttaactatttttataacGTCATGACTGAAGATTCGAATAAAACAAATTGATAATCGATTAAACCAATGTAGTACGTAGGTTAGAAATAAGcgtatatacagtaaaacctttataaattaatactctataaattaatatattataaattaataaattttgctagtccaaAGTCGGGAcactataaaaaataacaaaatttgataagataataagataataatttttttgaaatccctatataaaatatggtcctaataatatcataaattaataatcatataaatttacatatatatatatatacactgatatagtaaagtatgtttctcttaacctcgtatctataaaacaattgttatgttgtatattcaaactatatataatgatataaaatattctataacatttcataaaacggctaaaactttttaaagttatcaatttctaaatatgcatcatttacattttgatagactattaaaatatgataattgatattcttatatgtgtataagtgaatttgtctataatatttgtaattcattgtcaataatattttttaattattttaaattcaattctaataccataaaatttataacatccaaagttctaatcttattttgcaaaaatagtctcaattcttaattttttaaaaaataaaattttaaaaatatatctataaattaataattattaatttacactataaaataattattattaatttatagataatttaatatcactataaattaataaaatatattggtcccaacattattaatttatagaggttttactgtattcctatatactaaaaaaaacttagaCAATTAGCTAATGGAAATTGCAAAACATATGTTGTTTTGTtatagatttttcatttttgtgacTAACGCATGTTATCATGTACTAATATTTATGGATTCATTtctgttaaaaatatatagatatatatatatatatatatgttagacCCTTAGAAAAAACGAGAGTTGTGATAATacaatttgttttggtttcttaattataaaatttataataaatattgtttGTGAGTAGGAGCGTTTGCGGCAATGGCGATATTGGGAAGAATTGATCAAATGCTATCTCCAAAAGGGATTTCAATGTCGGTTGCACCACTTGGTGCTGTCTCCGCCATTCTTTTCACCACTCCTTCTGCTCCTACTGCTCGGGTATATCTCTAGTTTCAACCACTGGTTATGTATAATAGCgatctattatattattattttcggTTGAACGCAACAAAAGACAACGCAATTACCAAAAGTGAGTTGTTAGGATTTGAATGGTGTAACAACAAACATAGAGGAATTAAATAGTTAATATTAGAAAGTAGTACTAGTTAGACGAAATATTTTCCCACTAACTTCTATATCCATCCATAAACTAGTTGAagattttcttctaattttgttCTTGTGAGCTTTCACTTTTTCTATGGAATAAAGAGGTCCACTATTTTCTTGTTGCTTTATCATGTCCTTGGATAGATTAGTCACAGCCTATTTAAGCCATCAAATCATGTTAAAGTAGGAAGTATTAGATGCTATATAATTtgacccaaaaaacaaaaaaaatatgctaTTTAATATTGGTAATTTTGTCATTATATCAgttatttaacaaattaattgaGGAGtactgtgtgtgtgttttgtgtttcttatattttcagaAATACAATCTGTTTATAGCTCAAATAGGTTGTGCTGCGATTGGTGTGGTAGCCTTCTCCCTCTTCGGGCCAGGTTGGCTCGCCCGTAGCGTTGCCCTCGCCGCTTCCATCGCATTCATGGTCGTTGCTCGTGCCANttttttttttttttttttttttcatttttcttttacatatatccgaaagaaaataaaaatctcgaTTAATATAAcgaagaagtatatatataatcaaatcaaatagaACCAAAATATACAAACACCAATTAGTTAATTATAGAAGTATTTAATGATGTGATTGAATGGaattataattcaatttttttcactgtaatattattaaaaagaaaattatgcaaatatttaaatagcaTCTGAGTTTTATTACCCATGTTGCTAAAGATCTGAATCAAAAAGCCCATAAAGAAAATAACTACACTACCGCTGACAAAGAACAACCTGAAACTCTTAGTCGGTGTCCCCTTCATTTTACTCTTTAACATTTTTCtgtcctttttattttaattttcttcatccatttgtttctcatcaattGATTTAAGTCTTGTGAGAGTTAATTTGGTTTATCATGTTTAATTAGCGGCGAGTTTACCACTATTGTTCATTGATGGAGCAAAGTTCCATCACTTGAATTTCTGGTACGCATTGTTCCCAGGTGCAGCTGCTTGTGTCATCCTCTGCCTTCTCGTAAGTCTTGGTGAATAGTTTACGTTTAAGGTTTTAACGTGATTTAAGTGTACTGATATAATTCAATATTTGCTCTCTTTGCAGCAATCGGTCGTATGTTACTtgaaggaaaacataaaattttgatgataCATCAAGCGACACACGTACGATGGAATGATGATATATAATACAGACATATTGATGCAAATcttgtaaaaatatttgattcatGTATAAACTTGAACGTATGTAAATGACTATATAAATACGTTCATTCAATATATGTAGTTCTCTTTTTATAGAACGTTGTCTTCTCCGTGTGCtcattatcagttttttttcttcttcttatactAGGATTGTGCGAGTTAATTGACACTATTTTGCACCATAACAACCGaacatgtataatatatatattgaaacgtATTTAAGAGTTAAGTTGATAAAAATGGACTGTTTAGCACGTGTTTGGACGGTTGTCGTGGTGAGGTTGAGTTTCCAAATAAGGATATACAGAACCTAATTTGTTGGGGtaaatatatactactatacttattcacatttaattattttcattttctgtgTGTTCCACTAAGTAATTTATCCACATTCACCGTATgagtaaaaataatttctgcTATATATATCTGCATTTTATATGTGTAATCATCAATAAtgtgaaatttaaaatattttgtcttcCATTTTACTGCCAAAATGTTATACTGCTTTGTTAAgaatatgtattattatttatctgTATACTAATAAAATCCAattaaaaaatctcaaaactttcTCAACCAAAACCGGGAATATTCCGGTTTAGAgcgttgtagacttgtagtaaCGTCTAGATGATAGGATTCAATAATGGGGTTAAAAGAAGGTGGGGGCCTATCGTAAATTGCGGGAAGAACTAGGCAACCACCCAAATTGGATGATTGTAGAACATGGTCACTATTATATTATCGTACCGACGGATAAAATTTGCACCTGACAAAATTTTATCATCCACAGAAAGCGTTTTGTACAGAATGTAGTGTGGTTGTTGCAGTGGTGCTGGTGGCCCAAAGATGATTTACCCAATCTCATGGGGGAATCATTTACCCAAAGCATAAAACCTTGTCTTATATATGAATTGCACATATCATGATTGATCATGCATGAATAAACTGGGTTTGGTGTAGTTTGACTCCGACCAGTTAAACCGGCTGCTGATTGAAGCTATTCTTTCCGAAACGTTGGTTTATCTAACACATTCCTCATATACAAAGTTACGAATGATGCGGtgcataaatattaaattaggtTAAAACTTGCGCGTGACAATGAAAACAAGAATATCGTTATCATAAGAGTTAAATGTTGTAGACAACTTGCATATGAAATATTCATATCAATTGTTCTTTCAGTATTTATGATAGTAGATCCAATTCTCTCTAATTTGCGTATGAACCAATAAGATTTGAGAGATGAATCGAGTCCTTCTCACCGCCTCTTCTACAATACGATCGTTCACTATCAAACCGATAAAGCATTAAACcggttttaaatttagttttctCCAAATTACTTCAAAACGATCGACGATATTATTATTCTCCcaagatatttttgtttatcacTTGTGATAGATCAGCAAAGGGCATACAAGGTGGGGACATATAAAACTGTTTAAGCAATCCAATTTATATCTAAACCAGAATAACCGTCTTAACATGTGTGGACCGTACGTACTTTGTCTCAAACTAACGACGATAAAATTTGTCTTACCAACGGCATATTTCCCATAGTGCCACTAAATAAACGCACGTCCGTTAGACTCTTGATTATACAATAGTGGTTTATTTACGTGGACAACATTATAGCTTTTATTAGAATTATGAATTTTCTAATTCAAAATCACTTGGTAATGGAACAATTTGGTCGATATCGATCCTTATTTATACTATATACTAGAATATTCTGTAACATAGTCGATTGATTACGATTAACGAGCGAAGAAGTAATTAGTTGCGTCTTTTATTCAGTTTACGTAAatttcataaaccaaaaatagCAAAGAACAAGCTACTTAAACTTCTAGGAGTATGCAGTTATGCACGGACGGTGCCTTGTTAACgaggaaagaaacagaggaaatacaaaaacagagtcaacATCAAAGACAGTAAcatttctttgtgttttttttttgaagttgtaCGTTTAGTCTCTAGAGTTTTCGCTCGTTTGCAATAACCACACACCAAATTTTTTCCCCTCTTgtccactctctctctctccctctctataTAAATGTCCACACACTATTGCTATTAATCATATACTACTTCACTTTCATTCTCAAAACAGCTGTTTCTTGATGATAATGTCTCAGGCGTTTGACCATATGGTGAGTTTCAATTCTCTCTCCAACTTTCTCAAATCCAAGTTCAGACTAATACAAGCTAAGAGTTGCAATGATTAATGATAATTATACAACATTCTGTGTAGGATGAAGCAAACAGGTTAAGCGTGTGGAATGGTTACGTAGACTGGAGAAATAGACGGGCATTGCGTGGCCGCCATGGCGGTATGCTTGCGGCATCTTTTGTCTTGGGTGAGTCTTTAGTACTTAAACTATCTATCTCTTGAACATGTATaggccaattttttttttttgtggaaaaaggtactcttaatttttaaaaatggagtAATAATTGGTAGTGTATTCCTAAACACACGTTTTTAGGTGTGGAAGTGTTGGAGAACCTTGCGTTCTTAGCAAACGCCAGCAATCTAGTGCTGTATTTGTCAACAAAGATGGGATTTTCACCGTCTGGAGCCGCAAACGCAGTAACCGCTTTTATGGGAACAGCATTTTTCTTGGCCCTTTTAGGAGGGTTCTTGGCAGATGCTTTCTTCACCACTTTCCATATCTATTTAGTCAGCGCCGCCATTGAATTCTTGGTAAGCATCTCATAGCAAATCAAATCTGCAGTATAAGCTAAATGGTACTTACGGTCCCAGCTCACACTCTTTTCTGGAACATACAGGGCTTAATGGTACTTACGGTCCAAGCCCACGAGCACTCTACCGAGCCATGGTCTCGTGTAGTTCTGTTCGTGGGTCTATACTTAGTAGCTCTCGGTGTAGGAGGAATAAAAGGCTCGTTGCCACCGCACGGAGCGGAACAATTCGACAATGAAACACCGAGTGGGAGGAGACAaagatccttcttcttcaactactTCATATTTAGCCTCTCGTGCGGTGCCTTGGTAGCTGTCACGGTCGTGGTCTGGCTCGAAGACAACAAAGGTTGGTCTTATGGCTTTGGTGTCTCCACGGCCGCGATCTTGATCTCGGTCCCGGTTTTCTTGGCTGGTTCTCGCTTTTATCGCCTTAAGGTTCCTAGCGGAAGTCCAATCACGACTCTATTCAAGGTCTTGACCGCTGCTTGCTACGCTAAgtgcaagagaagaagaacttcAAGCAACGCTGTTACGTGTCATACAAGAAACGATGGTGATGACAACGAAAACAAGCGAAACAGCGATGGAGATGAAGGAATTCTCGGATCGTTCCTTGATGAAGTTGTGAGAGCACGCGAATCGCTACCTCAACCACTCTGGTGCACGGAGGAACAACTCGAAGACGTGAAGATAGTCATTAAGATTTTACCTATTTTCATGTCTACCATTATGCTAAATTGCTGTCTAGCTCAACTATCGACCTTTTCTGTCCAACAAGCTTCGACGATGAACACCAAGCTTGGGTCATTTACCGTCCCACCCGCGGCATTACCTGTCTTCCCGGTAGTCTTCACAATGATCTTAGCTCCAACTTACAACCACTTCCTTCTTCCCCTAGCtcaaaaagcaacaaaaactgAAACCGGCATAACTCATCTTCAACGCATCGGAACAGGGCTCATCCTTTCCATAGTCGCAATGGTGGTCGCAGCCTTAGTCGAAACCAAACGCAAACACGTCCTTCTTTCTTGCTGTTCAAGCAACAACtcctcttcttattcttcttcgcCGCTTCCTATAACGTTTCTTTGGGTGGCTATACAATATGTGTTTCTTGGATCAGCCGATCTATTCACGTTAGCCGGTATGATGGAGTTTTTCTTCACCGAAGCTCCTTCTACAATGCGTTCCCTTGCAACCTCTCTTTCTTGGGCGTCTCTTGCGATGGGATATTACTTGAGCTCTGTTCTCGTCTCGGCCGTTAATTTCGTAACAGGCTTAAACCAGCACAATCCATGGCTTTCGGGGAAGAATCTGAATCAATATCATCTCGAGAAATTTTACTGGCTCATGTGTGTGCTTAGTGGGATCAACTTCTTGCATTATCTCTTTTGGGCTAGCCGTTATGTGTACCGGTCAAACCAAGGGTAGATATATATTGATGAATCTTTCGTGGTAATTAAGTGTATTGTATTGAGCTTATTGTAGGGTATTACTTATTAGAAGATGTGTAGGGCTAGGGTTATAAGTATCAATGCATCAATGCTATGCTCTCCCATGGATAtgtcattaattattaatataaattataaagacATATTATCAATCTTATTAAAAGTATTATTCCATAAAATTTAACTTAGGTTCTTCTGATCATGGCAGCAGATATGCTCATATAGTCATGCTCTTCTTCTGATTACGTTTGGATCGGGTCAAGAGCAAGAGCGTGTGAAATAAATGTGACAGTACCgtttaagacatatatatataaaccaattaaaattCAGGTCCATTTGACAAGAGttcaaaccaaagaaaccaAATTGAAACTTTGGTTTGACGCAATTTCTTGTTTGgttcgttttattttattttgttatgattataattttaaggACGATAATCTCAAGTAGATTTAATTCTGTATTAGGATTTAGGATAATAACAGAAAGAAATTGAAAAGTCCATCTAACCGACTCACCAAACCATCTATTACTTATTTTGTCTAATCCTCTTAATTTAGACCCGATGTTTATATTTAtcacatacaacaacaaaagaaaaaacagttaTATTTctcctaataaaaaaaaaagttattttcttaaaattcaatgtttgtttctatttttgattatCAGAATACAATAGATAGTTGTTATCTCTTCAAAACTATCTGGGCTTTTcctacaaaattaaaacatatagggacaatatataaacaataataaataaagggTAACAAATCGAAATAGTTGAAACTTTGCGAGGTCTTCTCTATAAACACCGTCACCTCTCTCTGCCCACTGAAATATCTATTTCTATCAAACTACAGAGAGAGAGCTCCTCACCAAATcgttgttgctttttttttcctctgcttCAAAATCTCTACGAAAAGAAGACAACTTTTGGTAAACCCTAGAATTTTATTCTTATCGTCTTCCTGGGTTTTAGTTTTCTCGTTCTACTTTCATGTTTTTGAACGAACCctgtttttggttttaacaaaagttCGTTCGTCTGAATTCTCGACTCTAACGTGAAATATGTGTGATTCTTATGTGTTTAAAGCATAGTTTTGCTAAGGGATTGAAAGATTTTTTACATAGATATGTGTGTTATTGTGATCTGtgagattattttgtttctggGCTTTTGTGAGATTAGATCGATAGGTTAACAAAAAGCTCGAAAGCGCTCTTCTATGTTATATGGGTTCTGTGTACAATCAATTACTAATTTAATGTGTATTCATTAGCTTTGAGAGCTGAGTGTTTTATCTTAGTGCTCTTGATCTtcaaaattttttgataaaaatttgattttttttggttggttggtttatataactctgttttgttttgagtgTATTagatttgtgaagaagaagatgggaaatttgttttgttgcgCTCAAGTGGATCAGTCAACTGTGGCGATCAAAGAGACTTTTGGGAAATTCGAAGATGTTCTTGAACCTGGTTGCCACTTTCTTCCATGGTGTCTTGGTAGTCAAGTTGCTGGCTACCTCTCTTTGAGGGTTCAGCAGTTAGATGTTCGTTGCGAGACTAAGACAAAGGTTTATTATGATTCATCTCTTAACATTCtcttttatgaaaattaatgTGTTGAGTAGTACTAatcattgtttcttctttggtttatgtttatttgtaCAGGACAATGTGTTTGTTAATGTTGTTGCATCGATTCAGTACCGTGCCTTGGCTAATAAGGCGAATGATGCGTTCTACAAACTCAGTAACACTAGGAGTCAGATTCAGGCCTATGTGTTTGATGGTAAGTCTCATTCTtaagaaaagcaaaaacatgTTCTACTAAAAAAAGCTGATCATTctgagtctttgttttttttttcttccagttATTAGAGCTAGTGTCCCAAAGTTGCTTCTTGATGATGTCTTTGAGCAGAAGAATGACATTGCTAAAGCTGTTGAAGAAGAACTCGAGAAGgtattatataatctttttttgttttggtctcttTTCGCTGCTTTGTGAAGTTGTGATGAGTGttcattttgtttctctgttacTTGTGTAGGCAATGTCGGCTTACGGTTATGAGATTGTGCAAACTCTCATTGTTGATATCGAGCCTGATGAACATGTCAAACGAGCCATGAACGAAATCAATGCTGGTAACTAACAAAACTTCCCATCAATTATATAACTCTTTGAGTTGTTCCTCTTTCTTGTAACTTGTCGAATCTGAGTTTTCTGGTTCTTGTTTTATAGCTGCAAGGATGAGACTTGCTGCAAACGAAAAGGCAGAGGCCGAGAAAATCCTGCAGATTAAGCGAGCTGAAGGTGAAGCTGAGTCCAAGTACCTCTCAGGTATGGGTATCGCCCGTCAGAGACAAGCTATTGTAGACGGATTACGCGATAGTGTGTTGGGTTTCGCTGTGAATGTGCCCGGGACAACTGCTAAAGATGTGATGGACATGGTGCTTGTTACACAGTACTTTGACACAATGAAGGAGATTGGTGCTAGC harbors:
- the LOC104762404 gene encoding uncharacterized protein LOC104762404; the protein is MASVAVKPLPLLGRRLTSTAASKSTPMLANVSSRHFLGISTYNDFLRQRRAPATFNHRRQISTVVASAGNLTTSSWDSWKPDKTAAATALLLSDVIWPAAGAFAAMAILGRIDQMLSPKGISMSVAPLGAVSAILFTTPSAPTARKYNLFIAQIGCAAIGVVAFSLFGPGWLARSVALAASIAFMVVARAXFFFFFFFHFSFTYIRKKIKISINITKKYIYNQIK
- the LOC104762405 gene encoding protein NRT1/ PTR FAMILY 4.7; its protein translation is MIMSQAFDHMDEANRLSVWNGYVDWRNRRALRGRHGGMLAASFVLGVEVLENLAFLANASNLVLYLSTKMGFSPSGAANAVTAFMGTAFFLALLGGFLADAFFTTFHIYLVSAAIEFLGLMVLTVQAHEHSTEPWSRVVLFVGLYLVALGVGGIKGSLPPHGAEQFDNETPSGRRQRSFFFNYFIFSLSCGALVAVTVVVWLEDNKGWSYGFGVSTAAILISVPVFLAGSRFYRLKVPSGSPITTLFKVLTAACYAKCKRRRTSSNAVTCHTRNDGDDNENKRNSDGDEGILGSFLDEVVRARESLPQPLWCTEEQLEDVKIVIKILPIFMSTIMLNCCLAQLSTFSVQQASTMNTKLGSFTVPPAALPVFPVVFTMILAPTYNHFLLPLAQKATKTETGITHLQRIGTGLILSIVAMVVAALVETKRKHVLLSCCSSNNSSSYSSSPLPITFLWVAIQYVFLGSADLFTLAGMMEFFFTEAPSTMRSLATSLSWASLAMGYYLSSVLVSAVNFVTGLNQHNPWLSGKNLNQYHLEKFYWLMCVLSGINFLHYLFWASRYVYRSNQG
- the LOC104726874 gene encoding hypersensitive-induced response protein 1 is translated as MGNLFCCAQVDQSTVAIKETFGKFEDVLEPGCHFLPWCLGSQVAGYLSLRVQQLDVRCETKTKDNVFVNVVASIQYRALANKANDAFYKLSNTRSQIQAYVFDVIRASVPKLLLDDVFEQKNDIAKAVEEELEKAMSAYGYEIVQTLIVDIEPDEHVKRAMNEINAAARMRLAANEKAEAEKILQIKRAEGEAESKYLSGMGIARQRQAIVDGLRDSVLGFAVNVPGTTAKDVMDMVLVTQYFDTMKEIGASSKSSAVFIPHGPGAVRDVAAQIRDGLLQGSSTNM